In Gymnogyps californianus isolate 813 chromosome 1, ASM1813914v2, whole genome shotgun sequence, the following are encoded in one genomic region:
- the LOC127025380 gene encoding wee1-like protein kinase 2 isoform X3: MDDWDNNDEFIQRLDFSSCGEDSEDRSVNEEDALSSSPSRSCEFQKWQGSSPLLATPQRKFSEIFLSRTKAWVSPTLKPSPAVSKSWGDAETPLHVTWKKLQLCDTPHTPKSLLSKTAFPSSGTKVPPKGFRHLRFTPGADSDDSTQASLVNINPFTPESYRQMLFLPNGKRKTRGELKDPDPRSQRKQELPTKRYPLKESNMVSRYKKEFLELEKIGVGEFGSVYKCIKRLDGCVYAIKRSKRPLAGSSDEQLALREVYAHAVLGHHPHVVRYYSAWAEDDHMIIQNEHCNGGSLQGMLLENAKVGQYFPEAELKEILLQVSMGLKYIHNSGLVHLDIKPSNIFICHKLAVAGPAGQEESDSEDEFSSGVVYKIGDLGHVTSITNPQVEEGDRRFLANEILQEQYCYLPKADIFALALTVALAAGTAPLPHNGAMWHHIRKGNIPPIPQKLPHRFLELLKLMIHPDPVERPSATALTKHPVLRPSRGKAVQLQKQLNVEKCKTAMLERELKAARLAQTLMKNQPLGSAKLQESETSSKQNSKRLVGGKSCRSVSFTLGY; the protein is encoded by the exons ATGGATGACTGGGACAACAATGATGAATTCATTCAGCGACTGGATTTTTCCAGTTGTGGCGAAGATAGTGAAGACAGAAGCGTAAATGAGGAGGACGCCCTGAGCTCGAGCCCCTCCAGGAGCTGTGAGTTCCAGAAGTGGCAAGGGAGCAGTCCTCTGCTAGCAACCCCTCAGAGAAAGTTTAGTGAGATTTTCCTGAGCAGGACGAAAGCCTGGGTGAGTCCCACCCTGAAGCCTTCCCCGGCCGTGAGTAAGAGCTGGGGTGATGCCGAGACACCGCTGCATGTCACCTGgaaaaagctgcagctgtgtgACACCCCGCACACTCCCAAG AGCCTGTTATCGAAGACAGCTTTTCCTTCGTCTGGGACAAAGGTCCCACCCAAAGGCTTCCGACATCTGAGATTTACTCCTGGTGCTGACTCAGATGACTCTACCCAAGCTTCTCTTGTCAACATTAATCCCTTTACACCAGAGTCGTATCGACAAATGCTCTTTCTTCCTAATGGCAAGCGGAAGACCAGAGGAGAGCT GAAGGATCCTGATCCAAGAAGCCAGAGAAAACAGGAGCTACCTACAAAG AGATACCCTCTGAAAGAGAGCAATATGGTTTCCCGCTACAAGAAGGAGTTCCTGGAACTAGAAAAAATTGGTGTGGGGGAATTTGGCTCTGTCTACAAGTGCATCAAACGTCTTGATGGATGTGTTTATGCCATCAAACGCTCCAAAAGGCCTCTGGCAGGATCCTCGGATGA GCAGCTGGCATTGCGCGAGGTTTATGCTCACGCTGTCCTTGGACACCACCCCCATGTTGTGCGCTACTACTCGGCGTGGGCAGAGGACGATCACATGATTATCCAAAATGAACACTGCAATG GTGGGAGTCTCCAAGGCATGCTGCTGGAAAATGCAAAGGTTGGCCAGTATTTCccagaagcagagctgaaagaaatattgttaCAAGTCTCCATGGGGCTAAAATACATCCATAACTCTGGCCTTGTGCACCTGGATATCAAACCTA GTAATATCTTCATCTGTCACAAGCTGGCAGTTGCAGGCCCTGCTGGGCAGGAAGAGAGTGACAGTGAAGATGAGTTCTCTTCTGGTGTGGTGTATAAGATTG GTGACCTTGGCCATGTGACATCAATAACAAATCCCCAGgtggaggaaggagacagaCGGTTTTTGGCCAATGAGATTTTGCAAGAG CAATACTGCTATTTGCCGAAGGCAGACATCTTTGCCCTGGCACTCACAGTAGCTCTAGCAGCCGGGACGGCACCGCTGCCTCACAACGGGGCCATGTGGCACCACATCCGCAAAGGCAATATCCCACCGATCCCCCAGAAGCTTCCTCATCGCTTTCTTGAACTCCTCAAG CTCATGATCCATCCTGACCCAGTGGAAAGACCTTCTGCCACAGCTCTTACTAAACATCCAGTTCTCCGTCCTTCACGTGGAAAAGCTGTGCAGCTCCAGAAGCAGCTAAATGTGGAGAAGTGCAAGACTGCCATGCTGGAAAG GGAACTTAAAGCAGCCCGCCTTGCCCAGACCCTCATGAAGAACCAGCCCTTAGGAAGTGCCAAGTTGCAAGAGTCTGAAACCTCTTCTAAGCAGAACAGCAAGCGCCTGGTGGGAGGGAAGAGCTGTCGCTCAGTTAGCTTTACTTTGGGTTACTGA
- the LOC127025380 gene encoding wee1-like protein kinase 2 isoform X2 encodes MDDWDNNDEFIQRLDFSSCGEDSEDRSVNEEDALSSSPSRSCEFQKWQGSSPLLATPQRKFSEIFLSRTKAWVSPTLKPSPAVSKSWGDAETPLHVTWKKLQLCDTPHTPKSLLSKTAFPSSGTKVPPKGFRHLRFTPGADSDDSTQASLVNINPFTPESYRQMLFLPNGKRKTRGELKDPDPRSQRKQELPTKRYPLKESNMVSRYKKEFLELEKIGVGEFGSVYKCIKRLDGCVYAIKRSKRPLAGSSDEQLALREVYAHAVLGHHPHVVRYYSAWAEDDHMIIQNEHCNGGSLQGMLLENAKVGQYFPEAELKEILLQVSMGLKYIHNSGLVHLDIKPSNIFICHKLAVAGPAGQEESDSEDEFSSGVVYKIGDLGHVTSITNPQVEEGDRRFLANEILQEQYCYLPKADIFALALTVALAAGTAPLPHNGAMWHHIRKGNIPPIPQKLPHRFLELLKLMIHPDPVERPSATALTKHPVLRPSRGKAVQLQKQLNVEKCKTAMLERRGGGMLRRPAWQVLRQFVRHESDTVGSLVLERSMNRVQLLGRVGQDPIMRQVDGRNPVTIFSLATNEMWRTGESEVTQGGDISQKTTWHRISVFRPGLRDVTYQYVKKG; translated from the exons ATGGATGACTGGGACAACAATGATGAATTCATTCAGCGACTGGATTTTTCCAGTTGTGGCGAAGATAGTGAAGACAGAAGCGTAAATGAGGAGGACGCCCTGAGCTCGAGCCCCTCCAGGAGCTGTGAGTTCCAGAAGTGGCAAGGGAGCAGTCCTCTGCTAGCAACCCCTCAGAGAAAGTTTAGTGAGATTTTCCTGAGCAGGACGAAAGCCTGGGTGAGTCCCACCCTGAAGCCTTCCCCGGCCGTGAGTAAGAGCTGGGGTGATGCCGAGACACCGCTGCATGTCACCTGgaaaaagctgcagctgtgtgACACCCCGCACACTCCCAAG AGCCTGTTATCGAAGACAGCTTTTCCTTCGTCTGGGACAAAGGTCCCACCCAAAGGCTTCCGACATCTGAGATTTACTCCTGGTGCTGACTCAGATGACTCTACCCAAGCTTCTCTTGTCAACATTAATCCCTTTACACCAGAGTCGTATCGACAAATGCTCTTTCTTCCTAATGGCAAGCGGAAGACCAGAGGAGAGCT GAAGGATCCTGATCCAAGAAGCCAGAGAAAACAGGAGCTACCTACAAAG AGATACCCTCTGAAAGAGAGCAATATGGTTTCCCGCTACAAGAAGGAGTTCCTGGAACTAGAAAAAATTGGTGTGGGGGAATTTGGCTCTGTCTACAAGTGCATCAAACGTCTTGATGGATGTGTTTATGCCATCAAACGCTCCAAAAGGCCTCTGGCAGGATCCTCGGATGA GCAGCTGGCATTGCGCGAGGTTTATGCTCACGCTGTCCTTGGACACCACCCCCATGTTGTGCGCTACTACTCGGCGTGGGCAGAGGACGATCACATGATTATCCAAAATGAACACTGCAATG GTGGGAGTCTCCAAGGCATGCTGCTGGAAAATGCAAAGGTTGGCCAGTATTTCccagaagcagagctgaaagaaatattgttaCAAGTCTCCATGGGGCTAAAATACATCCATAACTCTGGCCTTGTGCACCTGGATATCAAACCTA GTAATATCTTCATCTGTCACAAGCTGGCAGTTGCAGGCCCTGCTGGGCAGGAAGAGAGTGACAGTGAAGATGAGTTCTCTTCTGGTGTGGTGTATAAGATTG GTGACCTTGGCCATGTGACATCAATAACAAATCCCCAGgtggaggaaggagacagaCGGTTTTTGGCCAATGAGATTTTGCAAGAG CAATACTGCTATTTGCCGAAGGCAGACATCTTTGCCCTGGCACTCACAGTAGCTCTAGCAGCCGGGACGGCACCGCTGCCTCACAACGGGGCCATGTGGCACCACATCCGCAAAGGCAATATCCCACCGATCCCCCAGAAGCTTCCTCATCGCTTTCTTGAACTCCTCAAG CTCATGATCCATCCTGACCCAGTGGAAAGACCTTCTGCCACAGCTCTTACTAAACATCCAGTTCTCCGTCCTTCACGTGGAAAAGCTGTGCAGCTCCAGAAGCAGCTAAATGTGGAGAAGTGCAAGACTGCCATGCTGGAAAG GCGCGGCGGCGGCATGTTGCGGCGACCGGCGTGGCAG GTGCTTCGCCAGTTTGTAAGACATGAGTCTGATACAGTTGGCTCATTGGTACTCGAAAGAT CCATGAATCGTGTTCAGTTACTTGGTCGGGTTGGACAGGACCCGATCATGAGGCAAGTGGATGGAAGAAATCCTGTTACCATATTTTCTCTTGCAACCAATGAGATGTGGCGAACAGGGGAAAGTGAGGTAACCCAGGGAG GTGATATCAGTCAGAAGACGACATGGCACAGGATCTCTGTCTTCAGACCGGGCCTGAGGGATGTTACGTATCAGTATGTGAAGAAGGG ataa
- the LOC127025380 gene encoding wee1-like protein kinase 2 isoform X1 has product MDDWDNNDEFIQRLDFSSCGEDSEDRSVNEEDALSSSPSRSCEFQKWQGSSPLLATPQRKFSEIFLSRTKAWVSPTLKPSPAVSKSWGDAETPLHVTWKKLQLCDTPHTPKSLLSKTAFPSSGTKVPPKGFRHLRFTPGADSDDSTQASLVNINPFTPESYRQMLFLPNGKRKTRGELKDPDPRSQRKQELPTKRYPLKESNMVSRYKKEFLELEKIGVGEFGSVYKCIKRLDGCVYAIKRSKRPLAGSSDEQLALREVYAHAVLGHHPHVVRYYSAWAEDDHMIIQNEHCNGGSLQGMLLENAKVGQYFPEAELKEILLQVSMGLKYIHNSGLVHLDIKPSNIFICHKLAVAGPAGQEESDSEDEFSSGVVYKIGDLGHVTSITNPQVEEGDRRFLANEILQEQYCYLPKADIFALALTVALAAGTAPLPHNGAMWHHIRKGNIPPIPQKLPHRFLELLKLMIHPDPVERPSATALTKHPVLRPSRGKAVQLQKQLNVEKCKTAMLERRGGGMLRRPAWQVLRQFVRHESDTVGSLVLERSMNRVQLLGRVGQDPIMRQVDGRNPVTIFSLATNEMWRTGESEVTQGGDISQKTTWHRISVFRPGLRDVTYQYVKKGARLYVEGKIDYGEYTDKNNVRRQATTIIADNVIFLSDGGMKEKM; this is encoded by the exons ATGGATGACTGGGACAACAATGATGAATTCATTCAGCGACTGGATTTTTCCAGTTGTGGCGAAGATAGTGAAGACAGAAGCGTAAATGAGGAGGACGCCCTGAGCTCGAGCCCCTCCAGGAGCTGTGAGTTCCAGAAGTGGCAAGGGAGCAGTCCTCTGCTAGCAACCCCTCAGAGAAAGTTTAGTGAGATTTTCCTGAGCAGGACGAAAGCCTGGGTGAGTCCCACCCTGAAGCCTTCCCCGGCCGTGAGTAAGAGCTGGGGTGATGCCGAGACACCGCTGCATGTCACCTGgaaaaagctgcagctgtgtgACACCCCGCACACTCCCAAG AGCCTGTTATCGAAGACAGCTTTTCCTTCGTCTGGGACAAAGGTCCCACCCAAAGGCTTCCGACATCTGAGATTTACTCCTGGTGCTGACTCAGATGACTCTACCCAAGCTTCTCTTGTCAACATTAATCCCTTTACACCAGAGTCGTATCGACAAATGCTCTTTCTTCCTAATGGCAAGCGGAAGACCAGAGGAGAGCT GAAGGATCCTGATCCAAGAAGCCAGAGAAAACAGGAGCTACCTACAAAG AGATACCCTCTGAAAGAGAGCAATATGGTTTCCCGCTACAAGAAGGAGTTCCTGGAACTAGAAAAAATTGGTGTGGGGGAATTTGGCTCTGTCTACAAGTGCATCAAACGTCTTGATGGATGTGTTTATGCCATCAAACGCTCCAAAAGGCCTCTGGCAGGATCCTCGGATGA GCAGCTGGCATTGCGCGAGGTTTATGCTCACGCTGTCCTTGGACACCACCCCCATGTTGTGCGCTACTACTCGGCGTGGGCAGAGGACGATCACATGATTATCCAAAATGAACACTGCAATG GTGGGAGTCTCCAAGGCATGCTGCTGGAAAATGCAAAGGTTGGCCAGTATTTCccagaagcagagctgaaagaaatattgttaCAAGTCTCCATGGGGCTAAAATACATCCATAACTCTGGCCTTGTGCACCTGGATATCAAACCTA GTAATATCTTCATCTGTCACAAGCTGGCAGTTGCAGGCCCTGCTGGGCAGGAAGAGAGTGACAGTGAAGATGAGTTCTCTTCTGGTGTGGTGTATAAGATTG GTGACCTTGGCCATGTGACATCAATAACAAATCCCCAGgtggaggaaggagacagaCGGTTTTTGGCCAATGAGATTTTGCAAGAG CAATACTGCTATTTGCCGAAGGCAGACATCTTTGCCCTGGCACTCACAGTAGCTCTAGCAGCCGGGACGGCACCGCTGCCTCACAACGGGGCCATGTGGCACCACATCCGCAAAGGCAATATCCCACCGATCCCCCAGAAGCTTCCTCATCGCTTTCTTGAACTCCTCAAG CTCATGATCCATCCTGACCCAGTGGAAAGACCTTCTGCCACAGCTCTTACTAAACATCCAGTTCTCCGTCCTTCACGTGGAAAAGCTGTGCAGCTCCAGAAGCAGCTAAATGTGGAGAAGTGCAAGACTGCCATGCTGGAAAG GCGCGGCGGCGGCATGTTGCGGCGACCGGCGTGGCAG GTGCTTCGCCAGTTTGTAAGACATGAGTCTGATACAGTTGGCTCATTGGTACTCGAAAGAT CCATGAATCGTGTTCAGTTACTTGGTCGGGTTGGACAGGACCCGATCATGAGGCAAGTGGATGGAAGAAATCCTGTTACCATATTTTCTCTTGCAACCAATGAGATGTGGCGAACAGGGGAAAGTGAGGTAACCCAGGGAG GTGATATCAGTCAGAAGACGACATGGCACAGGATCTCTGTCTTCAGACCGGGCCTGAGGGATGTTACGTATCAGTATGTGAAGAAGGG tgctcgACTGTATGTTGAAGGGAAGATAGACTATGGTGAATATACAGATAAAAACAATGTGAGGCGGCAGGCCACAACAATTATAGCAG ataatgtaatttttctgagTGATGGTGgtatgaaagaaaagatgtga
- the LOC127025380 gene encoding single-stranded DNA-binding protein, mitochondrial-like isoform X4, protein MLRRPAWQVLRQFVRHESDTVGSLVLERSMNRVQLLGRVGQDPIMRQVDGRNPVTIFSLATNEMWRTGESEVTQGGDISQKTTWHRISVFRPGLRDVTYQYVKKGARLYVEGKIDYGEYTDKNNVRRQATTIIADNVIFLSDGGMKEKM, encoded by the exons ATGTTGCGGCGACCGGCGTGGCAG GTGCTTCGCCAGTTTGTAAGACATGAGTCTGATACAGTTGGCTCATTGGTACTCGAAAGAT CCATGAATCGTGTTCAGTTACTTGGTCGGGTTGGACAGGACCCGATCATGAGGCAAGTGGATGGAAGAAATCCTGTTACCATATTTTCTCTTGCAACCAATGAGATGTGGCGAACAGGGGAAAGTGAGGTAACCCAGGGAG GTGATATCAGTCAGAAGACGACATGGCACAGGATCTCTGTCTTCAGACCGGGCCTGAGGGATGTTACGTATCAGTATGTGAAGAAGGG tgctcgACTGTATGTTGAAGGGAAGATAGACTATGGTGAATATACAGATAAAAACAATGTGAGGCGGCAGGCCACAACAATTATAGCAG ataatgtaatttttctgagTGATGGTGgtatgaaagaaaagatgtga